The Spirochaetota bacterium genome has a segment encoding these proteins:
- a CDS encoding DUF559 domain-containing protein yields the protein MTDAEKIIWELVRNRKFRNLKFRRQQIIDGFIVDFYCEELRLCLEIDGGVHDDEEQRKYDRERDAVLAQRGVRIVRLR from the coding sequence ATGACCGATGCGGAAAAGATCATTTGGGAGCTCGTGCGCAACAGAAAGTTTCGCAATCTGAAATTCCGGAGGCAGCAAATTATTGACGGGTTCATCGTCGACTTCTATTGCGAAGAGCTTCGCTTGTGTTTGGAGATAGACGGCGGGGTGCATGACGATGAAGAGCAACGGAAATACGACAGGGAGCGCGACGCGGTGCTCGCCCAACGGGGAGTACGGATCGTGCGGTTGAGG